In Janibacter sp. CX7, a single genomic region encodes these proteins:
- a CDS encoding glycosyltransferase, with product MSTRLARTAAGPPTALVASTVPETLNLFHRELIRQMQTTHHVHVVSSPGRDLEALRTEMGVETHAVPMTRSISPRQDLVSFFRWLTVMRRVRPEVVVTATPKASLLGQACGLLFGARKRLYYVGGLRFEGDRGAKRVVLQLMEKLTAAFATVVTLNSESAFTRAQQLGLYHPRKMAKTVPASSHGVDAVYFSPRSRDPQMAKDLGLDREVPTFGFVGRLTRDKGIDELIEALHILSDRSFNVLVVGPQNEPDSIRYLEALQRDNRVVCVGRQEDLRPFYAQMDTLLLPSYREGFPNVVMEAAACAVPAIVSDATGAVDSVRHGETGLVTTVKSATELAAAMSAVLENPTEARTMGMRAREWMATEFEPSKVVASLLEPLALGSLASDSRRVAHVINDLRPGGAENLVVQLAYEQRRAGHDARIFTLRGSGSSHLAEQAARRDVPVQVLGGHRLSPLAWLRMIRIAGGADVVHGHLFPVVWLVAILPRRKTVVTEHSPHNRRADSAFGRYLDRAIYRRHGKVAAISDGVEEALRGRIGHDVNVTTVPNGIDLNAIKPVTNAPTLADPLRVITVGRLDHRKNISAAIQIMDRVLVPSALVIVGDGPERDNLSREAAARRGQVKLLGQRNDVPALLAGQHVFLSTSTYEGFGIAALEAMAAGLPVVAPRVPGLTEIVGDAGILFEPGDLDSAARALSSLRDPISWRRHSEMARLRARDFSIEATAALYEELYERRPDRRAC from the coding sequence ATGAGTACTCGGCTGGCCAGAACGGCCGCGGGGCCGCCCACCGCGCTGGTTGCATCGACGGTCCCGGAAACGTTGAACCTCTTCCATCGCGAGCTCATCCGGCAAATGCAGACCACGCATCACGTGCACGTCGTCTCCTCGCCCGGGCGCGACTTGGAGGCACTGCGCACCGAGATGGGGGTGGAGACGCACGCTGTTCCCATGACCCGCAGCATTTCGCCTCGCCAGGACCTCGTGTCCTTCTTCCGATGGTTGACCGTGATGCGCCGAGTGCGACCCGAGGTGGTGGTTACCGCGACACCGAAGGCAAGTCTCCTCGGTCAGGCTTGCGGACTACTGTTCGGGGCGCGCAAACGTCTCTACTACGTGGGAGGGCTGCGTTTTGAGGGTGACCGCGGGGCAAAGCGGGTCGTGTTGCAGCTCATGGAGAAGTTAACCGCTGCCTTCGCAACGGTCGTGACGCTGAACTCCGAATCTGCCTTCACTCGTGCTCAGCAGCTCGGGTTGTACCACCCACGCAAGATGGCTAAAACGGTCCCGGCTAGCAGCCACGGCGTGGACGCCGTCTACTTTTCTCCACGTTCACGTGACCCGCAGATGGCCAAGGACTTGGGCCTAGACCGTGAAGTCCCCACGTTCGGATTCGTTGGGAGGCTAACTCGAGACAAGGGCATCGATGAGTTGATTGAGGCACTCCACATACTGTCTGACCGGTCGTTCAACGTGTTGGTGGTGGGGCCCCAAAACGAACCTGATTCCATCCGGTACCTCGAGGCACTACAACGCGACAACAGGGTGGTGTGCGTCGGACGTCAGGAGGATCTAAGACCGTTCTATGCGCAAATGGACACGCTGCTGCTGCCCTCCTATCGCGAAGGCTTCCCCAACGTTGTGATGGAAGCTGCCGCATGCGCCGTACCCGCAATCGTGAGCGATGCGACCGGTGCCGTTGACAGCGTCCGGCATGGAGAGACCGGACTGGTCACGACCGTTAAGAGCGCCACGGAGCTCGCGGCGGCCATGTCCGCGGTACTCGAGAACCCAACTGAGGCGCGCACCATGGGGATGCGTGCTCGCGAGTGGATGGCCACAGAATTCGAGCCCTCCAAGGTGGTGGCGTCCCTCCTTGAGCCCCTGGCGTTGGGTTCCCTTGCTAGCGACTCTCGCCGCGTTGCGCACGTTATCAACGACCTCCGACCGGGAGGAGCGGAGAACCTCGTAGTCCAACTTGCGTATGAGCAGCGACGGGCCGGACACGACGCTCGAATCTTCACTCTCAGGGGATCGGGCAGTTCACATCTGGCGGAGCAGGCTGCGCGTCGTGACGTACCCGTCCAGGTATTGGGCGGACACCGGCTGAGCCCCTTGGCGTGGCTCAGAATGATTCGCATAGCTGGAGGTGCCGACGTCGTCCACGGACATCTGTTCCCTGTGGTGTGGCTTGTGGCAATTCTTCCTAGGAGGAAGACCGTCGTCACTGAACATTCACCCCATAATCGCCGTGCGGATTCAGCGTTCGGCCGATATCTGGACAGGGCGATCTATCGCAGGCATGGAAAGGTTGCCGCCATCAGCGATGGGGTGGAGGAGGCGCTCCGAGGCAGGATCGGGCACGACGTAAACGTGACCACCGTGCCAAACGGGATTGATTTGAACGCCATCAAGCCTGTCACCAACGCGCCAACACTTGCGGACCCGCTACGTGTAATTACCGTAGGTCGGTTAGATCACCGTAAGAATATCTCCGCCGCGATTCAAATCATGGACAGAGTGCTCGTTCCATCCGCTCTCGTAATTGTTGGTGATGGGCCGGAAAGGGACAATTTGTCACGAGAGGCGGCGGCACGGAGGGGGCAGGTCAAACTTCTAGGTCAACGTAATGACGTTCCAGCATTGCTGGCCGGCCAGCACGTATTCCTCAGTACCTCGACCTATGAGGGCTTTGGCATTGCGGCGCTGGAAGCCATGGCGGCCGGCCTCCCAGTTGTGGCTCCACGGGTCCCCGGCCTTACGGAGATCGTCGGTGACGCGGGAATTCTCTTCGAGCCCGGGGATCTTGACAGTGCGGCGCGGGCACTCAGTTCGTTGCGTGACCCGATTTCATGGCGCCGCCACTCTGAAATGGCGAGATTGCGGGCAAGAGACTTCTCTATTGAGGCGACCGCTGCTTTGTATGAGGAACTGTACGAACGTCGGCCCGATCGTCGGGCTTGTTGA